The proteins below are encoded in one region of Sedimentibacter sp. zth1:
- a CDS encoding DNA mismatch repair protein MutS, which translates to METFITEDCKKNINFDYIFDEIKPITKYGVLAKKNAKPFLPGQEDELLVELKKVEGFLNTPKRRQVIDILKEVRYIQETLQRAKNNITLDLIELFEIKKYIIYLEKLEKSLRGTLLSTYDDLKIKPLPHLYKLLDPAGQKLLTFYIYDEYSENLREIRHSIRQTEKSIKVIQKEIKVNIEAKYNIKFNLRDEVTVNKIQSNLIESLNNEENLRAVGENYLSIIYGIKNNLQIDNFKQQLQGLKEEEDKEELEIRKYLTQNIKKSYEDLTRNSEKVGRIDYLIAKANFAQKTNSVMPQITKDLIIDIKDGRNLKLANMLKQKKKDYTPISVCLNKNVVCITGANMGGKTISLRMVGQIISAVAYGMFVPCESAKVCLFKHIHISVGDDQSIEKGLSTFGAEIVNLKVALENAGERSLILIDELAGGTNPKEGFAITKAVVEYLKNSDSLSIFTTHYDNIANDKDVQNLQVAGLNLPEGINEFTNIEDISKYMNYSLVEVKDQSKAPKDALNIAKIAGIPDEIINRAMSLVANSK; encoded by the coding sequence GTGGAAACATTTATTACAGAAGATTGTAAAAAAAATATAAATTTCGATTATATATTTGATGAGATTAAGCCTATTACTAAATATGGCGTTTTAGCAAAGAAAAATGCTAAACCATTTCTCCCTGGCCAAGAGGACGAATTACTGGTTGAGCTAAAAAAAGTCGAGGGATTTTTAAATACACCAAAACGTCGTCAAGTAATAGATATATTAAAAGAAGTTCGATACATACAAGAGACACTTCAAAGGGCAAAAAACAATATCACGTTAGACCTAATAGAATTATTTGAAATCAAAAAATATATAATCTATTTAGAAAAATTGGAAAAAAGCTTAAGAGGCACTTTATTATCCACATACGATGATTTGAAAATTAAACCCTTACCGCATCTATATAAATTATTAGACCCGGCAGGGCAAAAATTATTGACATTTTATATATATGACGAATACTCAGAAAATCTTAGAGAGATTAGGCACTCAATAAGGCAAACTGAGAAGAGCATAAAAGTCATACAGAAAGAAATCAAAGTAAATATAGAGGCGAAATACAATATAAAATTTAATTTACGTGACGAGGTTACGGTAAATAAAATACAATCAAATTTAATAGAATCATTAAATAATGAAGAAAATTTAAGAGCCGTAGGTGAAAATTACTTAAGTATAATTTACGGAATAAAAAACAACCTACAAATAGATAACTTTAAGCAACAGTTGCAAGGACTGAAAGAAGAAGAAGACAAAGAAGAATTAGAAATAAGGAAATATCTGACACAAAACATTAAAAAATCTTATGAAGATTTGACACGAAATTCTGAAAAAGTAGGTAGAATAGACTATCTTATAGCAAAAGCAAATTTTGCACAAAAAACAAATTCTGTAATGCCGCAGATAACAAAAGATTTAATAATTGATATAAAAGATGGCAGGAATTTAAAACTAGCAAATATGCTTAAGCAAAAGAAAAAAGACTATACACCAATATCAGTGTGTTTAAATAAAAATGTAGTTTGTATCACAGGAGCTAATATGGGTGGTAAAACTATTAGCTTGAGAATGGTAGGTCAGATTATTTCAGCCGTTGCTTACGGTATGTTTGTACCTTGTGAAAGTGCTAAAGTATGTTTATTCAAGCATATACACATATCAGTTGGTGATGATCAATCAATTGAAAAAGGGTTAAGCACATTTGGAGCAGAAATAGTAAATCTAAAAGTAGCTTTAGAAAACGCAGGTGAAAGAAGCTTGATATTAATTGATGAGCTTGCAGGAGGTACAAATCCTAAAGAGGGGTTTGCAATAACAAAAGCTGTAGTAGAATACCTAAAAAATTCAGATTCATTATCAATTTTCACAACACACTACGACAATATAGCTAATGATAAAGATGTACAAAATCTTCAGGTTGCGGGACTAAATTTACCAGAGGGTATAAACGAATTTACCAATATAGAAGATATTTCAAAGTATATGAATTATTCATTAGTAGAAGTAAAAGACCAAAGTAAAGCACCAAAAGATGCATTAAACATCGCAAAAATTGCCGGGATACCAGATGAAATTATAAATAGAGCTATGAGTTTAGTAGCAAATAGCAAATAG